GGGAGCTGCGGCGCTATCCGGGGAAGCGGATCTGGGTTTGCGGGGGCGCGGGTCTTTCCCGCCAGCTGATGGAGGCGGACCTCATTGACGTCTACGACATCTCTCTGATTCCGGTTCTGCTGGGGGGCGGCATCCGCCTCTTCGAGCCGTTTGGCCGCCGGATTTCTCTGCGGCTGGAGCGGACGATGGCAGGCAACGGCATCACGGAGCTGGTCTATACCCGCAGAGCGTGAGAAAATCTGCGGTTGACAAATCCGGCGGCGGCTTTTATAATATTGCCCAAAGCGATGACGGAGAGGGACGGGGACACGGAACCTCAGAGAGCCGGCGGGTGGTGTGAGCCGGTGGGAATGGTCCCCAAGTCCTATGGCTCCTGAGCCGGGAGTTCGAGGGTGCTTTGCGCCGTAGGGCCCCACGCGCACGCTGCGTCAGTGCGAAGGAGTTGCTGGACTCCGAGAGGGGCGCTGGACCGTGAGGACGGCGCAATTTGAGTGGTACCGCGGAAGCTGTGGCAGCTTTCGTCTCAAAGGAAATTTCTTTGGGACGAGAGCTGCTTTTTCGTTCCAAGCATCTGAAAGGAGCATATGTATGAGCGATTACCGTCCGGAAACCATCTGCGTCCAGGGGGGCTACACACCCGGAAACGGCGAGCCCCGCCAGATTCCCATCATCCAGTCCACCACCTTCAAGTACGCCACCTCCGAGGACATGGGGAAGCTCTTTGACCTGGAGGCCAGCGGGTACTTCTATACCCGCCTCCAAAACCCCACCAATGACGCCGTGGCCGCGAAGATCTCCCAGCTGGAGGGCGGCACCGCCGCCATGCTGACCTCCTCTGGTCAGGCGGCCAACTTCTACGCGGTGTTCAATATCGCCGGCTGCGGCGACCATGTGGTGGCGTCCTCCACCATCTACGGCGGCACGTACAACCTGTTCCACGTGACCATGAAGCGGATGGGTGTGGAGTTCACCTTCGTGGAGCCGGACTGTTCTGAGGAGGAATTGGAGGCCGCCTTCCGCCCCAATACGAAGGCGGTGTTCGGAGAGACCATCGCGAACCCGGCCCTGACGGTGCTGGACATTGAGAAGTTTGCCCACGCGGCCCACGCCCACGGCGTGCCGCTGATTGTGGATAACACCTTTGCAACGCCGGTGAACTGCCGGCCCTTTGACTGGGGCGCGGACATCGTTACCCATTCCACCACCAAGTATATGGACGGCCACGGAGCTGGAGTGGGCGGCTGCATCGTGGATAGCGGCAAGTTCGACTGGCTGGCCCACGCTGACAAGTTCCCCGGCCTCACCACCCCGGACGAGAGCTACCACGGCATCACCTACGCGGAGAAATTCGGCCTGGGCGGAGCTTTTATCACCAAGTGTACCGCCCAGCTCATGCGGGACTTCGGCTCCATTCAGTCCCCCCAAAACGCCTTTTTGCTGAACTTGGGGCTGGAGAGTCTCCATGTCCGGATGCCCCGCCACTGTGAAAACGCCCTGGCTGTTGCGCGCTACCTCAAGGAGAGCCCTAAGATCTCCTTTGTCACCTACCCGGGGCTGGAGGGGGACCGCTACTATGCGCTGGCGCAAAAATATATGCCCCACGGTACCTGCGGCGTGGTGTCCTTTGGCTTCCGGGGCGGCCGGATGGCGGCAGAGACCTTCATGAAGCATCTGAAGCTGGCCGCTATTGAGACCCATGTGGCTGACGCCCGGACCTGCGTCCTCCATCCGGCCAGTGCCACCCACCGCCAGATGAACGACCAGGAGCTGGCAGCTGCCGGTATCACACCGGACCTGGTGCGCCTGTCCTGCGGAATTGAGCACGCGGACGATCTGATCGAGGACATCCGGCAGGCGCTGGAGGCCGTGTGAGCCATGCCTATCAAGATTCCAAATGAGCTCCCAGCCACCAATGTGCTGACGGCGGAGAACATCTTCGTCATGACGGAGACCCGGGCCATCACCCAGGACATCCGCCCGCTGCAGATTCTGCTCTTGAACCTGATGCCTACCAAGGTGGACACGGAGACCCAGCTGGCCCGGGTGCTGGGCAACACGCCGCTGCAGATTGAGCTGGAGCTGATCGCCCCCAGCGGCCACGTGTCCAAGAACACCTCCCAGGCTCACATGCTGGCCTTTTACAAGACCTTTGACGAGGTGTGCGAGCGGACGTTTGACGGCCTTGTGATCACCGGTGCGCCGGTGGAGCTGATGGAGTTTGAGGAGGTGGACTACTGGCCGGAGCTGTGCCGGATCATGGAGTGGTCCAAGACCCACGTCCACTCCACCCTTCATATCTGCTGGGGGGCCCAGGCGGGGCTCTACTACCATTATGGCATCCCCAAGCGGGTGCTGGAGAAAAAGCTCTTCGGCGTCTTTGAGCACACGGTGGAGGACCCGAACTTCATCCTTTTCCGGGGCTTTGACGACACCTTCTGGGTGCCTCATTCCCGCAATACCACGGTGGACCGGGCAGATATTGAGGCGGTGCCGGCGCTGAAGGTGCTGGCCTCCTCCCGGGAGGCGGGAGTCTATGCCGTGAAGACCGATCAGGGCCGGCAGGTATTTTTAATGGGCCATGCAGAATACGACCGGGACACGCTGCGCAGGGAGTACATGCGGGATTTGGCGGCGGGCGTGGACATCCAGATTCCCCAGCACTATTTTCCGGGAGACGATCCCAGCCGAAAGCCCCGGATGAACTGGCGCAGCTGTGCCCATCTGCTCTATGCCAACTGGCTGAACTACTGCGTGTACCAGACCGCGCCCTATGACATCCGGGACATTGAGCGGGGCATTCGTACGGACAGCTAATAAAGACGGGCCGGGAGCAGAGAGGGGGCAGCCCGCTCTGCCTGGGGCTATGCCGTTTTTCGGCAATATCTGAAAAATCCGCTTGATTTCTGTGTATCAATCGTTTAGTATGAATATGTAAATAAATTGATGGCATACCATGCGATTCGCGCAGGGTGACAGAAAGATTTGAGGAGGAAATCATATGGATTACAGCGCTCTCATTCAATTTCGCAAGTCGGTCCGTGCCTTTCAGGACAAAGCCGTTCCTGATGCCGTGAAGCAGGAGCTGGCGGCATACTTCCGTGAGGGTTGCAAGCGGCTGCTTCCGGAACTCAAGACGGAACTCCGTTTTTTTGAGAAGGACACGCAGTCTGTCCTGGAGGGCGCAGCTGGCTATCAAGAGTTTTTGATTGGTGCGCCCTGCTATCTGGTGATCTTGTCCGAGGCGGCGGAGCATGCCGGGGAAAACGCCGGCTACATGGGCGAGGATCTGGTGCTGAAGCTCTCTGATATGGGACTGGACAGCTGCTGGCTGACCTTTACCGATGAAGCCAAGGTGCGGGAGGCGCTGGGGCTTGACACGCCGCTGCAGGTTGCAGGGGTTCTGGCGTTTGGTTACGGCAAAAAAATGCCCAAAAAGATCCGCCTGAATATCCTGAGCATGTCCAATGTTAACGCTGCCGCTGTACGGCAGTACTATGCTCCGAAGGTGAGTCTCTATGATATGGTCTTCGCAGATCGGTGGGGCTGCGGCGATGGTGTGGACAGCTTGATCGGTGATATGGACAGTATGCTCTGGCGTGCGTTTTATGCTGCGAGCCTGGCGCCCAGCTATATGAACCGCCAGCCCTATGGCTTTATTCTGCACGGCAGTGATGTGGTCTTGGTGAGAAAGCCGGACGCCTACACAGACGATATTGACGCGCGATTGAACCTGGGTATTGTGCTGCTGCATTTCTCCGCTGTGGCCTCCCAGCTTTTGGGGAAGCTGAAGTGGGAGATGGGCGGTTCTGACGAAGGTCTGGAGCTTCCGGCTGGCTATTCCGTATCTGCCCGCTGCCGCATTGGCTGAAGGTGCCAGCAGGGGACGGCCTGCGAGAAAGGAATATGATGAAAACACAAGGGGAGCTGAGAAAGCTCCCCTTGTGTTTTTTACAGAGTCAGCCAGAGATACCAGCCCAGGCTCAGCAGGCACGCCAGGGCGTTGAAAATGCCGAAGCCCAGGCATCGGCGGTCCTTTGTGCTGTGGTAGCGGGAGAACATTCCTGCCGCGCCGAAGGCGAACAGCACTGCGGACAAATCCCCAAAGGGCAGGGCGCGGAACACCTGGTACAGCATCAGCGGCAGGGCAAGGCCCAGAAGGGCGTAAAAGCCCGCGTCGTCTCCCCGGCGGTTCACCTGATCCAGTCCCTCGTCGGCCCCCTCGCGCCGGTAGCGGTCCAAAATTTCCTCTTTCCTCATGGGTGCCTCCCGTCTCAGTCGAAATAAAATAGGTCCTCGAATTTCTTGTCCAGGGCGATGCACAACACCAAGGCCAGTTTGGCTGTGGGGTTGAACTGCCCCGTCTCAATGGAGCTGATGGTGTTTCGGGACACGCCCACCAGCTCCGCCAGCTGGGTCTGGGAGAGGTTCTTCTCTGCCCGGGCCACCTTCAGCCGGTTTTTCAGAATCAACTGATCGTCCATAGCATCACCCCAGGAACAAGATCAGGTTGGCCGCCAGCGCAAATGTGTAGACGGCAGAGGCAACGAAGGCGGACCTCCGGCGGGTTTTCCAGCACTGGTGGGCCTGAGCGCCGGCCAGATAAGCAAATAGAATGGCGGCGTAGTCGTAG
This genomic window from Pusillibacter faecalis contains:
- the metA gene encoding homoserine O-acetyltransferase MetA; translation: MPIKIPNELPATNVLTAENIFVMTETRAITQDIRPLQILLLNLMPTKVDTETQLARVLGNTPLQIELELIAPSGHVSKNTSQAHMLAFYKTFDEVCERTFDGLVITGAPVELMEFEEVDYWPELCRIMEWSKTHVHSTLHICWGAQAGLYYHYGIPKRVLEKKLFGVFEHTVEDPNFILFRGFDDTFWVPHSRNTTVDRADIEAVPALKVLASSREAGVYAVKTDQGRQVFLMGHAEYDRDTLRREYMRDLAAGVDIQIPQHYFPGDDPSRKPRMNWRSCAHLLYANWLNYCVYQTAPYDIRDIERGIRTDS
- a CDS encoding O-acetylhomoserine aminocarboxypropyltransferase/cysteine synthase family protein, giving the protein MSDYRPETICVQGGYTPGNGEPRQIPIIQSTTFKYATSEDMGKLFDLEASGYFYTRLQNPTNDAVAAKISQLEGGTAAMLTSSGQAANFYAVFNIAGCGDHVVASSTIYGGTYNLFHVTMKRMGVEFTFVEPDCSEEELEAAFRPNTKAVFGETIANPALTVLDIEKFAHAAHAHGVPLIVDNTFATPVNCRPFDWGADIVTHSTTKYMDGHGAGVGGCIVDSGKFDWLAHADKFPGLTTPDESYHGITYAEKFGLGGAFITKCTAQLMRDFGSIQSPQNAFLLNLGLESLHVRMPRHCENALAVARYLKESPKISFVTYPGLEGDRYYALAQKYMPHGTCGVVSFGFRGGRMAAETFMKHLKLAAIETHVADARTCVLHPASATHRQMNDQELAAAGITPDLVRLSCGIEHADDLIEDIRQALEAV
- a CDS encoding nitroreductase family protein, translated to MDYSALIQFRKSVRAFQDKAVPDAVKQELAAYFREGCKRLLPELKTELRFFEKDTQSVLEGAAGYQEFLIGAPCYLVILSEAAEHAGENAGYMGEDLVLKLSDMGLDSCWLTFTDEAKVREALGLDTPLQVAGVLAFGYGKKMPKKIRLNILSMSNVNAAAVRQYYAPKVSLYDMVFADRWGCGDGVDSLIGDMDSMLWRAFYAASLAPSYMNRQPYGFILHGSDVVLVRKPDAYTDDIDARLNLGIVLLHFSAVASQLLGKLKWEMGGSDEGLELPAGYSVSARCRIG
- a CDS encoding helix-turn-helix transcriptional regulator, translating into MDDQLILKNRLKVARAEKNLSQTQLAELVGVSRNTISSIETGQFNPTAKLALVLCIALDKKFEDLFYFD
- a CDS encoding DUF6442 family protein, with product MRKEEILDRYRREGADEGLDQVNRRGDDAGFYALLGLALPLMLYQVFRALPFGDLSAVLFAFGAAGMFSRYHSTKDRRCLGFGIFNALACLLSLGWYLWLTL